The Hyphococcus flavus genome contains a region encoding:
- a CDS encoding PilZ domain-containing protein: MFKTDARRYRRISLNLPARIVINATDEYEGRLLNISPGDMALICDATVMVGDAAVISIDGLDVIESTVARTFPDGFATSFLLSKRRRTLLIEQLMLRANPDFADGLGDRRTSPRHRKGNSRTVCRLEDGSSLFVKIIDTAVNGVSVDAPRKPDVGSTIHVGRRMGVIMRHTARGFVVAYDTQTTQTGQDKILRAV, encoded by the coding sequence ATGTTCAAAACGGATGCACGACGTTATCGGCGGATCAGCCTTAATCTGCCAGCGCGCATCGTCATTAACGCAACTGACGAATATGAAGGCCGCCTTTTGAACATCTCGCCAGGCGACATGGCGCTCATCTGTGACGCCACCGTCATGGTCGGGGACGCAGCGGTCATTTCCATTGACGGTCTCGACGTTATCGAAAGCACTGTGGCGCGCACTTTTCCCGATGGTTTCGCCACGTCTTTTCTGCTGTCGAAACGTCGCCGGACATTGCTGATCGAGCAACTCATGCTTCGGGCGAACCCGGATTTTGCTGATGGTCTGGGCGACAGACGGACGTCCCCTCGACATCGAAAAGGAAATTCACGCACAGTCTGCCGCCTGGAAGACGGGTCATCTTTGTTCGTGAAGATTATCGACACAGCTGTAAACGGCGTATCCGTGGACGCACCGCGAAAGCCTGACGTCGGCTCAACCATTCATGTCGGCCGGCGCATGGGGGTTATCATGCGTCATACGGCGCGGGGGTTTGTTGTCGCTTATGACACGCAAACCACACAGACCGGCCAGGATAAAATCCTTCGCGCCGTCTAG
- a CDS encoding helix-turn-helix domain-containing protein: MLENKSPAHICEEIGISGGSSLRALAIQNGLKPYQLTRRFQKRFGLTPTAWRCEWRLRRALELIIQGGSGLAEIASDCGYSDQSHLSRDMKQCTGMTPMAFRRSTQV; this comes from the coding sequence ATGCTTGAGAATAAATCGCCGGCCCACATCTGTGAGGAAATAGGAATATCAGGAGGGTCGTCTCTGCGCGCGCTAGCGATACAGAACGGGCTGAAGCCATATCAACTGACCAGACGTTTCCAGAAGCGTTTCGGTCTCACGCCAACAGCCTGGCGATGTGAATGGCGGCTGCGAAGAGCCCTGGAACTCATCATACAAGGCGGCAGCGGGCTCGCAGAGATCGCATCCGATTGCGGATATTCAGATCAAAGCCACCTAAGCAGGGATATGAAACAATGCACCGGCATGACGCCTATGGCTTTTAGGCGGTCCACACAAGTTTGA
- a CDS encoding serine hydrolase domain-containing protein, which translates to MKKILFSLATVLLLTACGVEAERGSVKSGKCVPPQESPDPSLTAKIDPLINDAADRGFAGGVTVMRDGVIVYSRTVGSASLSENIPITDSTLFQVSSIAKYFTAALVLKAAEDGKFTIDDSIEMYAPGTRLATRGVTYADLMAHKSGLGASYVAEATTDPDEAASAIDAADIDEEKVGQFKYSNDGYDLLGILLERAYVSPYEALLAEEIFASACLSNASHWALVDVTDPHIVSQPLDGFPDSLLARNYGMLSTAGLLITAQELAVYQHALVQGGILSPASLEALFAPHGDTSIGKATFGAFLSEIDGLGRRLSARGAESWGDNAIMNHYMDMDVIVTVVTSRGPAEDSGQPLFRNELSEAIEALLFR; encoded by the coding sequence ATGAAGAAGATACTATTTTCCTTAGCAACCGTGTTGTTGCTTACGGCATGTGGAGTGGAGGCCGAGCGTGGCTCTGTAAAAAGCGGCAAGTGCGTGCCCCCTCAAGAGAGCCCCGACCCGTCACTCACCGCAAAAATCGATCCTTTGATTAACGATGCTGCTGATCGGGGCTTTGCGGGCGGCGTAACGGTAATGCGTGATGGCGTTATCGTTTACAGCCGGACTGTTGGCAGCGCATCATTGTCAGAAAATATTCCAATTACTGACAGCACTCTATTTCAGGTCTCATCGATTGCAAAATACTTCACCGCTGCACTCGTATTGAAAGCAGCGGAGGATGGCAAGTTTACTATAGATGACTCTATCGAAATGTATGCGCCCGGAACGCGACTTGCGACGCGCGGCGTAACTTATGCGGACCTCATGGCGCACAAGTCCGGCCTTGGCGCCTCGTATGTTGCAGAAGCGACAACCGATCCAGACGAAGCTGCATCTGCAATAGACGCTGCTGATATTGATGAAGAAAAGGTTGGCCAGTTTAAGTACTCAAACGACGGATACGATCTGCTTGGGATACTCCTGGAGCGCGCTTACGTCAGTCCTTATGAAGCTTTGCTAGCTGAAGAAATATTCGCTTCAGCGTGTCTTTCAAATGCAAGCCATTGGGCGCTTGTCGATGTTACGGATCCCCACATTGTCTCACAGCCATTGGACGGGTTTCCAGACAGTCTGCTTGCACGTAATTACGGAATGTTATCGACCGCAGGCCTGCTAATCACTGCTCAAGAGCTTGCGGTATATCAGCATGCATTGGTGCAGGGAGGCATTCTGTCGCCAGCATCGCTTGAGGCGTTGTTCGCTCCACACGGCGACACATCTATCGGGAAGGCGACTTTTGGCGCCTTCTTATCTGAAATTGACGGTCTCGGCAGGCGCCTGAGCGCGAGAGGGGCCGAGTCCTGGGGAGACAACGCCATCATGAATCATTACATGGATATGGATGTCATCGTGACAGTCGTAACGAGCCGCGGGCCAGCTGAAGATTCGGGACAGCCCTTGTTCCGTAACGAATTGTCTGAGGCTATTGAAGCTTTGTTGTTTCGTTAA
- a CDS encoding mechanosensitive ion channel family protein, which yields MQDQQPEAEQSQAPEQSTDQSDQQVEQPEPAASGTEELEDEIVDVEGVRAWLSDRLDWLQNQMFTLGVAIEAAILLAAIVPAAFFGPRLRKIIQSQIAPRAPYGVLRRAANAFAHIATPIALYVVLQIAVIALQAAGSSTGLISAGVSLLTAWIVIRLVTLVIRSPFWSRVAFYVVWPIAALDAFGVLDDVVRQLDSFAFPIGESEDGVQQRYSALDLVRTIIVFGVLFWGARLLNSLITGRINAIDELTVSFKALLSKILDVLLPIIALVAALQIVGFPFATLAIFGGAVGLGIGLGMQRTVSNFFAGFTLIADKSIKPGDVIEIDGAYGWVTQMNARYVSLRTRDGTAYLVPNDRFIEEGVVNWSHDDRVVRLHAPFGVAYSTKDLRGLARKVEETALTIDRVLKTPAPRCNLMEFGDSSVNFDLRFWINDPANGTKNVTSDVMMAIWDLLHELEIEIPFPQRDLHIKSTPDGVKMVSETREAALSKPREE from the coding sequence ATGCAGGATCAACAGCCGGAAGCAGAGCAATCACAAGCACCTGAACAATCTACTGATCAATCGGATCAACAGGTCGAGCAACCCGAACCCGCCGCTTCGGGGACTGAGGAGCTTGAAGACGAAATTGTCGATGTCGAGGGCGTGCGCGCCTGGCTTTCGGACCGTCTCGACTGGCTGCAAAACCAGATGTTCACGCTGGGCGTCGCCATCGAAGCGGCGATCCTTCTGGCGGCGATCGTGCCGGCGGCCTTTTTCGGCCCGCGCCTCAGGAAAATAATTCAAAGCCAGATTGCGCCGCGCGCGCCTTATGGCGTTTTGCGCAGGGCTGCGAATGCGTTTGCTCACATTGCGACACCCATCGCGCTTTACGTCGTTTTGCAAATCGCCGTCATCGCTCTGCAGGCGGCGGGCAGTTCCACCGGGCTGATTTCCGCTGGCGTTAGCCTCCTCACCGCGTGGATCGTGATCCGGCTTGTCACGCTGGTCATTCGTTCGCCCTTTTGGTCGCGGGTTGCATTTTACGTGGTCTGGCCAATTGCGGCGCTCGACGCATTTGGCGTGCTGGATGATGTTGTTCGGCAGCTCGATTCTTTCGCCTTCCCCATTGGTGAAAGCGAGGATGGTGTACAGCAGCGGTACTCAGCTCTTGATCTGGTGCGGACTATTATCGTGTTTGGCGTCCTGTTCTGGGGCGCACGCCTTCTTAATTCGCTGATCACAGGTCGCATCAACGCCATTGATGAGCTGACGGTTTCGTTCAAGGCGCTTCTTTCCAAAATTCTCGACGTATTGTTGCCGATTATCGCGCTGGTGGCGGCGCTGCAGATTGTCGGCTTTCCGTTCGCCACGCTGGCGATTTTCGGCGGCGCTGTCGGTCTCGGCATCGGCCTCGGCATGCAGCGCACGGTGTCGAATTTCTTCGCCGGTTTTACGCTGATCGCGGACAAGTCAATTAAGCCGGGAGACGTCATCGAAATCGACGGCGCTTATGGGTGGGTGACGCAAATGAATGCGCGCTACGTGTCGCTGCGTACGCGTGACGGCACCGCCTATCTTGTCCCGAATGACAGGTTCATCGAGGAAGGCGTCGTCAACTGGTCTCACGATGATCGTGTTGTTCGTCTGCATGCGCCATTCGGGGTTGCATACAGTACAAAAGATTTGCGCGGGCTTGCACGAAAAGTCGAAGAAACAGCGCTGACCATAGACCGGGTTCTAAAAACACCGGCGCCGCGATGTAATTTGATGGAATTCGGCGACAGCTCGGTGAACTTCGATTTGCGCTTCTGGATCAACGATCCAGCGAACGGCACAAAAAATGTCACCAGTGACGTGATGATGGCGATCTGGGACTTGCTGCACGAACTGGAAATAGAAATTCCCTTTCCGCAGCGTGACTTGCACATAAAATCGACCCCTGATGGGGTGAAAATGGTCTCGGAAACACGAGAGGCGGCCCTATCAAAGCCGCGTGAGGAATAG
- a CDS encoding CC0125/CC1285 family lipoprotein, with translation MIRMIILGGVALILAACATATPYGPAATGGGYGFSDQRIEENRYRITFRGNSLTSRETVENSLLFRAAELTVERGYDYFIVIENETEANTSYQSSGPAFYGRYGYGHPFHRPYYAFPYYAYGFGWGYPYDDYYAREVTRYSAVAFVVMYRGEKPDDNPRAFTARDVIDNLAPIVLGDLENNQPGY, from the coding sequence ATGATACGTATGATCATACTTGGGGGTGTGGCGCTTATCCTCGCCGCATGCGCGACCGCAACGCCTTACGGTCCTGCCGCCACGGGCGGCGGTTATGGATTTTCCGATCAACGAATAGAGGAAAACCGGTACCGGATTACCTTCCGGGGAAACTCACTGACATCGCGGGAAACAGTTGAAAACTCGCTTCTGTTTCGCGCCGCTGAGCTCACGGTTGAGCGTGGCTATGACTACTTCATCGTCATCGAAAACGAGACCGAAGCAAACACCAGCTATCAGAGCTCCGGGCCTGCTTTTTACGGCCGATACGGATACGGTCACCCATTCCACCGTCCGTACTATGCGTTTCCCTATTACGCATATGGGTTTGGTTGGGGTTACCCGTATGACGACTATTATGCGCGGGAGGTCACGCGTTATTCAGCCGTCGCATTTGTTGTTATGTATCGCGGTGAAAAGCCGGATGACAATCCGCGCGCCTTTACAGCACGCGATGTCATAGACAACCTGGCGCCTATCGTTCTTGGCGACTTGGAGAACAATCAGCCGGGTTACTGA
- a CDS encoding phosphoenolpyruvate carboxykinase has product MSLSAKAALATAGRFEHCAPAELTNLTAASLYELAVERGEGEIAAGGPLVVKTGEHTGRSAQDKFIVRHPEIEDKIWWDANKSMSVEAFDRLHADMLAYASERQLIKQDLAGGADKTYGIKVRVFTEYAWHGLFIQHLLVRPPMNERGGEPDFTVVDMPGFVADPEVHGCRSKTVIAVDFVRRIVLIGGTSYAGEMKKSVFTILNFLLPEKDVMPMHCSVNVGRNDDPAIFFGLSGTGKTTLSADPNRTLIGDDEHGWGPNGLFNFEGGCYAKMIRLSPSAEPEIYATTKRFGTVLENVVMDPATRELDLDDATLAENSRGAYPIHYIPNASLDGVTTHPKNIIMLTCDAFGVMPPIAKLTPAQAMYMFLSGYTAKVAGTEKGLGKDPEATFSTCFGAPFMPRHPSEYGALLGKLIDKHDVNCWLVSTGWTGGPHGEGRRMPIKETRALLTAALNGSLNNAPMRKDEVFGFDVPTDVQGVDKRILTPRDTWDDASAYDAQADKLAAMFVENFKVYEPYVSDEVKVAGPKAS; this is encoded by the coding sequence ATGAGCCTATCTGCGAAGGCGGCGCTGGCGACGGCGGGCCGCTTTGAACATTGTGCGCCAGCGGAATTGACCAATTTAACCGCGGCTTCCCTTTACGAACTGGCGGTTGAGCGCGGCGAAGGAGAGATCGCGGCGGGCGGACCGCTCGTGGTCAAGACCGGCGAACACACGGGCCGCTCGGCGCAGGACAAGTTCATCGTCCGCCACCCGGAGATTGAGGATAAAATCTGGTGGGACGCAAACAAGTCCATGAGCGTTGAAGCGTTCGACCGGCTCCATGCAGATATGCTTGCCTATGCGAGCGAGCGCCAGCTTATCAAACAGGATCTCGCCGGCGGCGCTGACAAAACTTATGGCATTAAGGTGCGGGTTTTTACGGAATACGCATGGCATGGGCTTTTCATCCAGCATCTGCTGGTTCGCCCGCCAATGAATGAACGCGGCGGCGAGCCGGACTTCACCGTGGTTGATATGCCCGGTTTTGTTGCCGATCCTGAAGTCCACGGGTGCCGCTCGAAAACCGTCATCGCTGTCGATTTCGTTCGCCGCATCGTTCTGATCGGCGGGACGTCCTACGCCGGTGAAATGAAGAAGTCTGTCTTTACCATTTTGAATTTCCTCCTGCCTGAAAAAGACGTCATGCCGATGCATTGCTCGGTCAATGTTGGCCGTAATGATGATCCGGCGATCTTCTTTGGCCTTTCCGGCACTGGAAAAACGACTCTGTCCGCTGATCCGAACCGCACGTTAATCGGTGATGACGAACATGGCTGGGGGCCGAACGGCCTCTTCAATTTTGAAGGCGGCTGCTACGCGAAAATGATCCGGCTCTCACCGTCAGCAGAACCGGAAATTTATGCAACGACGAAACGTTTCGGCACAGTGCTGGAAAATGTGGTGATGGATCCGGCGACGCGCGAGCTTGATCTTGATGACGCAACCCTGGCGGAAAATTCCCGCGGCGCCTATCCGATTCATTACATTCCCAACGCCAGCCTTGATGGCGTCACGACCCATCCGAAAAACATCATCATGTTGACTTGCGATGCTTTTGGCGTCATGCCGCCGATCGCAAAACTGACCCCGGCGCAGGCCATGTATATGTTCCTGTCGGGCTACACCGCGAAAGTTGCAGGTACGGAAAAAGGTCTCGGCAAAGATCCGGAAGCAACATTTTCAACCTGTTTCGGTGCGCCGTTCATGCCTCGTCACCCGTCTGAATATGGCGCGCTGCTCGGCAAGTTGATCGACAAGCACGATGTCAATTGCTGGCTGGTTTCAACCGGCTGGACCGGCGGGCCGCATGGGGAAGGCCGCCGCATGCCGATCAAGGAAACGCGCGCGCTGTTGACGGCGGCGCTGAACGGGTCGCTGAATAACGCGCCCATGCGCAAGGATGAAGTTTTCGGATTTGATGTGCCGACGGATGTGCAGGGCGTTGATAAACGTATTCTGACGCCGCGAGATACATGGGACGATGCAAGCGCTTATGACGCGCAAGCTGACAAGCTTGCCGCAATGTTTGTCGAAAATTTCAAAGTTTACGAGCCTTACGTAAGCGATGAAGTGAAAGTGGCGGGCCCCAAAGCGAGTTGA
- the hrcA gene encoding heat-inducible transcriptional repressor HrcA codes for MNLLDDIDQRSREIFRRLVETYLTTGEPVGSRTLSNDMRISVSAATVRNVMADLTDMGLLHAPHISAGRLPTDLGLRLFVDGLMQVGDLTPEERRAIESEAEAGSAETLLEAAASKLSGLTNTASLIVTQKSDAPLRQIEFVKTGAGQALVVMVFEDGRVENRVIAAPDNLPSSALVAAGNYLNARLRGRTLSETRSTILEEIETNRAELDELTTRLVRDGVAHLSGDENWTMVVRGRGHLIDEAAQDVERVRMLLDDLEKKREVIELLTAARDGEGVKVFIGSENRLFSLSGSSVITAPYRDEQRKIVGVLGVIGPTRLNYARVVPIVDYTAEVLSRMLK; via the coding sequence ATGAACTTGCTTGACGATATCGATCAGCGATCACGGGAAATTTTCCGACGCCTTGTCGAGACATACCTGACAACTGGTGAACCCGTTGGCTCGCGCACCCTGAGCAACGACATGCGCATATCAGTCTCCGCCGCGACTGTCCGCAATGTGATGGCTGACCTGACGGATATGGGTTTGCTTCACGCGCCGCACATCTCGGCAGGCCGGTTGCCAACTGATCTTGGATTGCGGCTTTTCGTCGACGGGTTGATGCAGGTTGGCGACCTGACGCCTGAGGAGCGGCGCGCCATTGAGTCGGAAGCGGAAGCCGGCAGTGCGGAAACTTTGTTGGAGGCGGCCGCGTCGAAACTATCCGGGCTGACCAACACCGCCAGCCTGATTGTCACGCAAAAGTCAGACGCTCCCCTTCGTCAGATCGAGTTCGTCAAAACTGGTGCTGGACAAGCGCTGGTAGTGATGGTGTTCGAGGACGGCCGGGTCGAAAACCGCGTTATCGCCGCGCCGGACAATCTGCCGTCATCAGCCCTCGTCGCCGCCGGAAATTATCTCAATGCACGACTTCGCGGACGGACATTGTCCGAGACCCGCTCAACCATCCTTGAAGAAATTGAAACGAACCGGGCGGAACTTGACGAATTAACCACACGACTTGTCAGGGACGGGGTTGCCCACCTGTCCGGCGATGAAAACTGGACCATGGTCGTCCGTGGCCGCGGACATCTGATTGATGAAGCCGCTCAGGATGTCGAGCGCGTGCGCATGCTCCTCGACGATCTTGAGAAAAAACGTGAAGTCATCGAACTCCTTACCGCAGCCCGCGACGGCGAGGGGGTAAAAGTCTTCATCGGGTCGGAAAACCGCCTGTTCTCGCTTTCCGGTTCATCGGTGATCACCGCACCCTATCGGGACGAACAGCGCAAGATCGTTGGCGTTCTGGGTGTTATCGGGCCGACACGGCTGAATTACGCCAGGGTGGTGCCGATTGTGGATTATACGGCCGAGGTCCTCTCCCGGATGTTGAAATAA
- a CDS encoding helix-turn-helix domain-containing protein: protein MANNLKELRIALLLSPRELARLIGIYPEYISRLESQDRPIGELWAEAITKALGVPAYALTDSEVDIAAIAARAKPRVERPPVLCPIAARYAIMALVAKMGGLWRAEAIEEDDIADAVQNLVAYVDDETPNLPGEKAGEVRASRLLRGLQISALTILQYHEADLTPDFQNQLEIAVLGAVQLLEAFSSVDETVQLPGI, encoded by the coding sequence ATGGCGAATAACTTAAAAGAACTGCGAATTGCGTTACTGCTCAGTCCGCGAGAGCTTGCGAGACTTATTGGCATCTATCCGGAATACATATCCCGGCTTGAAAGTCAGGATCGCCCGATTGGCGAACTCTGGGCTGAGGCGATTACAAAAGCGCTTGGCGTTCCTGCGTATGCGCTGACGGATTCGGAGGTTGATATCGCGGCAATCGCGGCACGCGCCAAACCGCGTGTTGAGCGCCCCCCGGTTTTATGTCCGATTGCAGCGCGTTACGCGATTATGGCGCTGGTGGCGAAGATGGGCGGACTATGGCGCGCAGAAGCCATTGAAGAAGATGATATAGCTGATGCGGTGCAGAATCTGGTGGCGTATGTGGATGATGAAACGCCAAACTTGCCTGGTGAAAAGGCCGGAGAGGTAAGAGCTAGTCGTCTTTTGCGAGGTCTTCAAATATCCGCTTTAACAATCCTTCAATACCACGAGGCTGATCTGACGCCTGATTTTCAGAATCAGCTTGAGATTGCCGTTCTAGGGGCAGTGCAACTGCTTGAGGCGTTTTCGAGCGTTGACGAGACCGTTCAGCTCCCGGGAATATGA
- a CDS encoding dicarboxylate/amino acid:cation symporter translates to MAWWFGIKLWKRVFLGLILGVAFGLAVSQSMDAAAAESLLSKVKVIGDIFIRLIRMIVVPLVFFTLVAGIYAMGDPKKLGTIGIKAFLLYLFTTFFANLIGLSMGTLFRPGEGVDLGGAEPRQMGEAQPIGERLMAIIPENPFMALVEGDILAVIFFALLLGVGLLMAREAGQAAGRFFEATAEGILKMTHIIMELAPFGVFGLIAYVAGTQGVATFTAILSLTLAVYLGCAVHMLVVYGGLVRLILRLPFVDYFRGILDPMMVAYSTSSSSATLPVTIRAATENLGIKKSVAGSVLPLGATINMDGTSLYLGIVALFTAQAFGYTLEPQHYFLIALTCALVSIGTAGVPSASLFLLSIVLDVFEVTPEHTALVIGFIFPFDRLLDMMRTVTNVTGDTAVATAVAKWEGELDEEVFRQKPLS, encoded by the coding sequence ATGGCTTGGTGGTTTGGGATTAAACTGTGGAAACGCGTTTTTCTGGGTCTCATTCTTGGTGTTGCATTTGGTCTTGCGGTTTCGCAGTCCATGGACGCCGCCGCCGCTGAATCGCTGCTTTCAAAAGTCAAAGTCATTGGCGATATTTTTATCCGCTTGATACGGATGATTGTCGTTCCCCTCGTCTTTTTCACTTTGGTCGCCGGCATTTACGCCATGGGCGATCCTAAAAAGCTTGGGACGATCGGCATCAAGGCGTTCCTGCTTTACCTGTTTACGACGTTTTTCGCCAACCTCATTGGCCTTAGCATGGGAACGCTGTTCCGGCCGGGCGAGGGCGTCGATCTCGGCGGGGCCGAACCGCGCCAGATGGGCGAGGCCCAACCGATCGGCGAACGCCTGATGGCGATCATCCCGGAAAATCCCTTCATGGCCTTGGTCGAGGGCGATATTCTCGCCGTGATCTTTTTTGCCCTTCTTCTTGGTGTCGGACTTTTGATGGCCCGTGAAGCCGGTCAGGCGGCCGGGCGCTTTTTCGAAGCGACGGCGGAGGGCATCCTCAAGATGACGCATATCATCATGGAGCTGGCGCCATTTGGCGTTTTCGGCCTCATCGCTTATGTTGCCGGTACGCAAGGCGTTGCGACTTTTACAGCGATATTGAGTCTGACGCTCGCGGTTTATCTCGGATGCGCTGTGCACATGCTGGTCGTTTACGGCGGGCTGGTAAGGCTCATTTTACGGCTGCCTTTTGTTGATTACTTCCGTGGCATTCTCGACCCGATGATGGTGGCTTATTCGACATCGTCATCATCGGCGACGCTACCCGTCACCATTCGCGCTGCGACGGAAAACCTTGGTATCAAAAAGTCCGTCGCCGGTTCCGTGCTGCCGCTGGGGGCGACCATCAACATGGACGGAACGTCGCTTTATCTCGGGATCGTGGCGTTGTTCACCGCACAGGCGTTTGGCTACACCCTTGAGCCGCAGCATTATTTCCTGATTGCGCTTACCTGCGCGCTCGTATCCATTGGTACTGCGGGCGTGCCGTCGGCATCGCTGTTTTTACTTTCCATCGTGCTTGATGTTTTCGAAGTGACGCCTGAGCATACCGCGCTTGTTATCGGGTTTATCTTCCCGTTCGACCGGCTGCTCGATATGATGCGTACAGTGACGAATGTGACTGGGGATACAGCGGTGGCCACGGCGGTGGCGAAATGGGAAGGCGAACTCGATGAGGAAGTCTTCAGGCAAAAACCGCTAAGTTAA
- the grpE gene encoding nucleotide exchange factor GrpE: MSEQHDSTPKAGSENELFDDPEQLNEDDLAEDELESEGGSALVAAKEEISNLNDRVLRLAAELENTRRRAERDKVDAGKYAISGFARDLISALDNFERALHAAGDSEDPSVKSLVDGLRMTEKELLSTLGRHGVHRVSPAREKFDPNLHQAVAQVPHPDIPKDHVVDVAQPGFTIGERVLRAAMVTVSSGPGQTGPSNDEDPGGELPPRVDTTV; encoded by the coding sequence ATGAGTGAACAACACGATTCCACGCCTAAAGCCGGTTCTGAAAACGAGCTTTTCGACGACCCGGAACAACTGAACGAAGACGACCTCGCAGAAGATGAATTGGAGAGCGAGGGAGGGTCCGCCCTCGTCGCGGCGAAGGAAGAGATCAGCAATCTTAACGATCGCGTCCTGCGCCTTGCGGCAGAACTTGAAAACACGCGCCGCCGCGCTGAAAGAGATAAGGTTGACGCCGGCAAATACGCCATTTCCGGTTTCGCCCGGGATCTTATCAGCGCACTCGATAATTTTGAACGCGCGTTGCACGCTGCCGGCGACAGCGAGGATCCGTCAGTCAAAAGTCTTGTCGACGGATTGCGGATGACCGAAAAGGAACTTTTATCAACGCTCGGACGGCACGGCGTGCACCGTGTGTCGCCGGCGCGCGAAAAGTTCGACCCCAATCTTCATCAGGCAGTCGCGCAAGTACCGCACCCAGATATTCCAAAAGATCATGTGGTCGATGTGGCGCAGCCAGGGTTTACCATCGGCGAACGCGTATTACGCGCTGCAATGGTTACCGTTTCAAGCGGCCCGGGACAAACCGGACCGTCAAACGATGAAGATCCTGGTGGCGAATTACCGCCTCGCGTTGATACGACTGTCTAA
- the rph gene encoding ribonuclease PH — MRPSGRAFNELRAVSFETGFTKHAEGSCLVRFGDTHVLCTASWDETTPPWLRGAGRGWVTAEYGMLPRSTNERMRREAKNGQSGRTQEIQRLIGRSLRAVVDLKALGERQILIDCDVIQADGGTRTASITGAWVALNQACAWAVEQGIIKSSPVRDRVAAISCGLVSGAPALDLDYDEDSTAQADANFVITGNGGLVEIQATAEGDPFTDEQFQALLGLAKDGCATLSAQQAELFS, encoded by the coding sequence ATGAGACCGTCCGGCCGCGCATTCAACGAATTACGCGCTGTTTCTTTCGAAACAGGCTTCACCAAACATGCGGAAGGGTCATGCCTTGTCCGTTTCGGCGACACCCATGTGCTGTGCACGGCGAGTTGGGATGAAACAACGCCGCCCTGGCTCAGGGGCGCTGGGCGCGGCTGGGTGACGGCAGAGTATGGCATGCTGCCGCGCTCCACCAATGAGCGCATGCGGCGGGAAGCGAAAAACGGCCAGTCCGGCAGAACGCAGGAAATCCAGCGCTTGATCGGCCGGTCCTTGCGGGCCGTCGTCGACCTAAAAGCACTTGGCGAACGGCAGATATTGATTGATTGCGATGTCATACAGGCCGACGGCGGTACGCGAACAGCCTCGATCACAGGCGCGTGGGTCGCGCTCAATCAGGCATGCGCGTGGGCGGTTGAGCAGGGCATTATAAAATCCTCGCCCGTGCGTGACAGGGTTGCGGCTATTTCCTGCGGCCTTGTTTCTGGCGCGCCAGCGCTCGATCTTGATTATGATGAAGATTCTACTGCGCAGGCCGATGCGAACTTCGTGATCACGGGAAATGGCGGGCTTGTAGAGATCCAGGCGACGGCGGAAGGCGATCCGTTTACGGATGAACAGTTCCAGGCGCTCTTAGGCTTGGCGAAAGATGGCTGTGCAACTTTGTCGGCACAGCAAGCTGAGCTGTTTTCGTGA